From the genome of Virgibacillus siamensis, one region includes:
- a CDS encoding VOC family protein: MTKVIQNIVPHLWFDKEANEAATFYASVFPESKVTNVTTLHDTPSGDAHLVSFKLWNETFMAISAGPYFKFNPSVSFMVNFDPSREKDASEKINEVWSRFSEGGTVLMPLASYPFSEKYGWIQDKYGLSWQLILTNPEGEERPEIIPSFMFVGDNCGKAEEAINYYLSVFKNSKEGHIARYPQGMKPDKEGTIMFSDFMLEDQWFTAMDSAGDHSFHFNEATSFMVYCDTQEEIDYYWDKLSAVPEAEQCGWLKDRYGISWQIVPREMDEMMADGTPEQIARFNKATLNMKKLNIAELKKAYNA; encoded by the coding sequence ATGACAAAAGTAATTCAGAATATCGTTCCACATTTATGGTTTGACAAGGAGGCGAATGAAGCAGCAACCTTTTATGCTTCCGTATTCCCTGAATCAAAGGTTACGAATGTAACAACACTTCACGATACACCATCAGGAGACGCACATTTAGTTTCGTTTAAATTATGGAATGAAACGTTCATGGCAATCAGTGCAGGACCTTATTTTAAATTCAATCCGTCGGTATCTTTTATGGTTAATTTTGACCCGTCACGGGAAAAAGACGCAAGTGAAAAAATAAATGAGGTTTGGAGCAGATTCTCTGAAGGCGGTACAGTGTTAATGCCGCTTGCTTCGTATCCGTTCAGTGAGAAGTATGGCTGGATCCAGGATAAGTATGGTTTGTCTTGGCAGTTAATCCTTACAAATCCGGAAGGTGAAGAACGGCCGGAAATTATACCGTCGTTTATGTTTGTGGGTGATAACTGCGGTAAAGCAGAAGAGGCGATTAATTATTATCTGTCTGTATTTAAGAACTCAAAAGAGGGGCATATTGCTCGCTACCCGCAAGGCATGAAACCTGATAAAGAAGGAACAATTATGTTTTCTGATTTCATGCTTGAAGATCAGTGGTTCACCGCAATGGACAGTGCGGGGGATCATAGCTTCCATTTCAATGAGGCAACTTCATTTATGGTATATTGCGACACACAAGAAGAAATTGATTATTACTGGGATAAGCTGTCCGCCGTTCCGGAGGCCGAGCAATGCGGTTGGCTGAAAGATAGGTATGGAATATCCTGGCAGATAGTACCCAGGGAAATGGATGAGATGATGGCAGACGGTACCCCGGAACAAATTGCGCGCTTTAATAAGGCAACTCTTAATATGAAGAAACTTAATATTGCGGAATTAAAGAAAGCATACAATGCATAA